The region ctaCACTGACCATctgaaatataatattttaataaaatcaactcttcaaaaaagCAGGAGACTGTAtgtttaaccattatgcacaatgattttgaaaaacattagaatatgagctccttACTCAAAACTtaattgtggtaagatcatgtaagatttttaaatccatggaaactcaacattatgggTAACAATGTACTTAGGAAAACtttgtccagctgatgttagctcagctggacaggtgtggCGCTGATAACGCTAAGGTAggtggttcaattcccttactggtcaatggaaatctaaagtctttcagacaaacaatacttcaaaactaaaaagggtggaaaacaaaatcaatacttcaaaataaaaacggttctaaaacaaaatcaatacttcaaaataaaaaacggttctaaaacaaaatcaatacttcaaaataaaaaacggttctaaaacaaaatcaatacttcaaaataaaaaaggttgtaaaataaaatcaatacttcaaaataaaattttgccggaaaatacacctttaagcatgcttcttttgaaaaacattacagcatttcttcaaatctttatTGTAGAAAGATCACatatgtttttctaatattgacAAAAGCgcaagattatgtgtggctggttagctcagttggttggagagtggtactcataaagccaaggtcatgggctCAaccccacactggccaattgaaacataaagtgtttcatGAAGTCAAGTCTAAGAAATAGCATGAGggtttaaattaaaccacatttaatgttgattttgagaAACCTTTGCATTTCAATGaatttgtcaagatcatgtaagtttttctaacattgatgaaaTTTTTGcgttatgtgtggctggttagctcagttggttggagcgtggtactcataaagccaacgtcatgggttcaatccctaCACTGACcatctgaaataaaagcttttaataaaatcaactcttcaaaatagcaggagactTCAAATCAAACCgttattcatgtttattttgaaaaacattagaatttcactgcttttgtcaagattatgtaagtttttcttacattgataaAAATTCAACATTATGTGTGGCTTGGTAGcacagctggtcagagtagggtacttatAATGCCAAAGTCACAGGTTCAACCCCCCACTGGCCacctgaaatataaagtcttaataaaatcaactcttcataACAGCAGCAgactgtatatttaaccattatgcacattgattttgaaaaacattagaatatgagctctttactcaaatcttcattgtggtaagatcatttaagtgtttcttgtatcgatgaaaactcaacattttgtATGGTTTGTTAGCTCAACTGGTCAGTGCTCTTCCTAAGAAAGCCAAGGTtgtgggttcaatccccacactggccaattgaACTGTGAAGTGTTTCATGGGGTCAACTCTTCAAAACAGcatgaggctttaaattaaaccacactTCATGgtgattttgaaaaacctttGCATTTCAATGaatttgtcaagatcatgtaagtttttctaacattgatgaaaactcaccattatgtgtggctggttagctcagttggttggagctttgtactcataaagccaaggtcatgggttcaagccCTACACTGAccatctgaaatataaagtcttaataaaatcaactcttcataacagcaggaggctgtatgtttaaccattatgcacaatgattttgaaaaacattagaatatgagctctttactcaaatcttcattgtgatAAGATCATTTAAGTGTTTCTTGTATCGATGAAAACTCAGCATTCTGTATGGCTCGTTAGTTCAACTGGTCAGAGCTCTTGCTAAGAAAGCCAAAGTCGTGGGTTCAGTCCCCTCATAAAGTGTTTTATGaggtcaactcttcaaaatagcaggagactttaaattaaaccacatttaatgttgattttgaaaaacttttgccTTTCAATGcatttgtcaagatcatgtaagtttttctaacattgctGAAAACTCaccattatgtgtggctggttagctcagttggttggagcgtggtactcataaagccaaggtcatgggttcaatcacTACACTGAccatctgaaatataaagttttaataaaatcaactcttcaaaatagcaggagactttaaattaaacaattattcatttttattttgaaaaatctcagaatttcacTGCCTTTTTCAAGattatgtaagtttttcttacattgataaAAACTCAACATTCTGTATGGCTAGTTAGCTCAACTGGTCAGAGGTCTTGTTAagaatgccaaggtcatgggttcaatctcCACACTGGCCAATTGAAATGTAAAGTCTTCAGCACATGAATTCTTCAAAATAGaaggaggctgtatatttaaccattatgcacattgattttgaaaaacaatagaatatgagctttttactcaaatcttctTTGTGGTAAGATCATATAAGTTTTCTCTAATCATGTAAGCATGCTGAGGTCATGAGACAGCCTAGGGGGAGGGGGCATCATGTGACCGGATTGGGGGAGGGGGGATTCATGTGATcggaaattaaaaacaattaattagggtcattaatcactcatCAATCATCCCCTGATTAAATTTTGACAGTAGGTTGGCTATATAGTTTTTTGTCTTGTACATGAAAGATGAAATATCTGTTCCTGTATGCTTCACTtgcataatatatatatatcatacttctgtatttaatttttttccccttctcaTTCTCCTCAGTTTAGATGCTGTGGTGCTACAACATACCTTGATTGGTCCAATAACATCTACTTTGACTGTAACCAGTCCAACCCCAGCAGAGAGCGCTGCTCCGTTCCCTTCTCCTGTTGCATCCTCTCTAGAAACGAGGTCACTCTGATAAAATGGAGAAACATTagagtctttttttcttcttccgtatttctgttgtattttcagttttagacaTAAggatttctctctctgcagagtGTAGTCAACACCATGTGTGGCCAAGGCATGCAAGAACGTGAATTCGGTGAAGCTGGCAAAGAAATTCACACCAATGGCTGCATAGACATGCTGGTTGACTTTATCCACAGCAACATGTTCATACTGGGCGGCATTGCACTGGGACTGGCAATACCAGAGGTACACATTGGAGCAATAAGAGCATAAACACTTGATCTTGCTGCAGCCAAATGCtcatctgtgttttctttcttgcagCTGGTGggcatgtttttgtctcagaTTCTGATCAATCAGATCAAAGACCAGATTGAACTGCAACAATACAACCTCAAGCACAGCGCTGACCCATGGAACTGATCCTGGATCAGATTTTTGCCATAGTTAGCAACTCATAGGGACTCTGTACAAACAAGCTTGTGTTTGAAGATGTGACATTTTGCTTCCATCTTCTGGACAGTCAATGAACTTGCATTTATCACACTGCACTgatcaaacttttgttttcagtgagaaacaaaaaggtattaattttattatatattgtaAATATCTGATAATTGTTTGtgatttcagcatttaagagtatttgatttgtttatagTTAGAAATCATATTTAGTTGACTTCTTTAATACATCTGAGATGTTATGTTTTccattctgttattttttctttttattacaacaTATAGCATCTTGTTATCTGTCataatgaatataaatatttcaactcTACACTTTGGAGATGTTTTGTTCCGTGAAGGGAATGTTGTTCTATGGCTCTAATGAATAATGCCTACAAGAAATATAAAGTCTGTACATGTAATTTGAAACATGAGCAAAGCAAATTCACATTAgcaaatcacatttttacatcttacatttcctttttactATGTTCCAAAAGGAgtaggggaaaataaaaactgtgataCAGATTCAAACACCACTGAACGGCTTGCACTCTTtgtaattttatcatttttagttttatttagaaaacaaataaatgttcataTGTTTTTCAACAGGGATAGTTGCATATTCCCATTCGTTTTCTTATGATTTAACAgcatataatttattttcttcacttttgaagggactggattatttttttttatttttattttttaatcaaaccagTAAAAGCTCATTAAATTCCAACCCGacgttaaaatgttaaattttcttctttttctgctttagttgaatttttttctgttcagtttggtGTTTATTCTACTATTGGTGTTCATATTGTTGTGGTCACTTTTTATTGTCAGCCAACTGACGTGTGAACTGCTACAGGATAACAAAGCTATGCTTTTTGTACACACTGCAGCTCCATATAGACGCTTATTAAAACACACTTCCCTAATAATTCTTGGCATGTTGTCGCATCGTTAGACGCACCGGTGGTTTTACCTCTTTGATAGTTGTTCTTTGACGGCTAAGACTAGTGTTTGCGTGAGTAGATTTTTTGTCTGACCGTTAACCGCGAACAGTCTCCTCATTTTTAACAACTTTCCGGTGGCTGAACATAAAACAGAGCACTACAGCCTCCCGTCTCCATTTCAGCCCCGTCTTCCAGTTAAAGGAAACAAACTCTTGAGCTGAAACATGATGCTCGTAATCTTTAGGAGCAGAGGCGGTCCTGTATGTACAACCAGCCTTGACGCATTTCCCCAAtctaaacattacatttatcCGTGTGTTAACAGTTGCAGTGCTACCCTTACCAGTCAGCGGCCCGACCGCACGAACAAATGTTGTGATTTAGTGGGAAAACTGATGAAAACGTGACGTCTTTGTGGCTGCCTCTCATTGTGGCGAATATGATTTGACCTGTGTGCGCGCGCCCTGCACCGCTATGCGTGTGGTCCTCttgttcgttttttttttttttttgtttgttttgttttgttttgttttgtttggcagCCTCTGACTCACTTATACATGCTTTGGAGGACTTTTAAGAaagctcaaacacacacattctctcGTTTAATACGGAGTATGCAGCTAACACAACCACGTTTTGAccagaagagaagaaacaaacaacttcAAGTCCTGCAAATATGCACACGTGCTCTTTCGGTAACAGTTGATGAAAGTAAGTGAGCATTAAAGTCTTCTGTACCCACCTTAAGCACGAGAATGACAGTTAAGTTGATTTTTAGCCTCCCAAATGAAAGTTTTCGAAATTTTGAGCTATGATTTTGGTCAGATCAAACAGACATTTATCATATTATTTGAGCGTGGTGCCAATGATCTCCAGCGTAAGAAAACTCCACTGTTCTTTCCGATAAGCATGTCATCATGATGTACTCAAATATTCAGAtatatgtctttttttcaaacatgaatCTCAGTGGAAATCATctgcaagaagaaaaagttcTCAGAATCCATCCTGAAAGTCTGATGcaaaaaaagaggaatgttTCCCAAAACCAAGGAGATTTGAAGATGCATATCTTGAAAAATATTGCAAGGATGcactaataaaacaaactgtaaatgtgattttatttgagcATATGCCTTCATTGTTTTATCCAATAAATGGTTTCGTAGCTGAGTTGGTTACGTTGCATTTTAAACTCATCTTACAATTGTTTTAGTTTCTCAGTATTCTGACTGCAATTAGCTTGCCACGCATTGTTTGTATTTACTTGTAGCAAAGACTTCATCATTCACCAGTTGTGTTTTGCTGTTCTTTGAAGAAAACTTCAATTAAGGTTTAGCCAGTGCactattattttatattttgaacaaCAGATGATGAGATGTAACCAAGATTTCCTTCAACAACTCTTTAATTTAGGGCGGTAGCTTCTAATCAGATATCAACTTGAATCTCCTTAAGCAAATAAGCAATGAAAACGATTTCCTGTTTTGACGACTGTGGCAACCCTTCCACCAGTACTTTACAGGCCATGGATGGTTTGCCACATCAATATCTAAACCCACCTGGTTCGAGGTCCACCTGAGTTTCTTATGGGACAGTATAAGTCCAAACCTAGAAGTGATGTGAGTGAGTAATCGAGCGAACCTACAAAATCCTTCTTTCACAAGAGCAAACCTGTCGAATCTGTGTTGCGTTGACGTGGGGGTCCTTCAGAGCAAGGCCCCTGCCATAAGGCACATTCTTCCACAAGCAAGAGGGGGGGATGGGAGAGGAGGTTTTGTTGCTCTGGCCCCCACCCCAACCATGTGCATACCAGTGACAAAAAACCCACAGCCAGACACTGAGCTGCAACCAACAGGAGCACAAACACTTTACTGGACCTCTGCTAGATACTCTACATGGAGGAAAACAGATTCTCTGGATGTAGACGCAGTTATAAggatcatttctcatttttagttttccgttgaagaagaagaagggggtGGTGCGTGTGAGCAGGAGATCCTGTTACAGAGGTCCAGacttttttcaagtttttttttttttctgaaagtggGGGTAGGGCGAAGCAACATTCACtgttatgctttttttcctATAGCCATCCAGCAAATACTTCATATAATTTGGAACTTATCAGtcaatatttttggtttcttttgtatttttacttagGAATACGTTTTGGGACTCCTGGAGCTGAATAATGAGGAAATTTAGGACGAGTCTGTGGGACACGGACGAAAAGTGCAGAAGCAAGAAGTTTGAGAGGACTGCGAGAAAACTTTAGAGAGAAAAACCACCCCGCTGCAGCTTTTCTGCAGTATGGAAACTTATAAATCAGATGTAGAAACCAGCTTTCACCAGAGAAGCTTGTAGTTTGGTAACTGAAGCCTCAAGAATTTTGAAATCCgttggattttttcccccctcaggTCCGTCTTCTCTCCCAAGATGTCTTCCCAGGGTCGGAGCCCCATTGTTGGGATGCTTTGCGTCTGGGCTGCCTGGCTGTCGGGCTGCAGGGCAGTGTTGGCGCCGAACGGGACTTTGTTTGAGGACAACTGCAAGAAAACCTCCACTTGTGAGGTGCTTAAATACAACACATGTTTGGGTTCACCTTTACCCTACACCCATACATCTCTGATCCTGGCAGAGGACTCCAGCAGCCAAGAGGAGGCTTTTGAGAAGCTGACCATGTGGTCTGGTAAGTTAAATCAGAGCAGTAAAATTTAGAGAGACACAGTCAacattaatttaactttttgaacttttcaattttttttctttcattcaaatgtgttttcagtAGTGTATGATTGCAAAGTTGaacaaaaatggtcaaaagtttttttttatttaatttttttgcatgtaaaaatctaaaaagtgtggtgtacATTTCTATTTGCCACTGCTAACAACAATTTATGGGAGTGTCTTTGGTCGTATGTAATTTTCACATCCTCTGTAAAttcaagttcagtcagatcaATAAGCTCCGAGGAgattttcagctgcagaaaaagaCATTCAcacagcatggtgctgccaccaccatgtttcatggTGTGAGTGTTGTGTGTATAGGGGCATGTGCAGTACTAGAAATCCACATCActtcatctgacaaaaatacttacataattcatctgaaataaatcaatcgCTGACTcattgattggtgcatctcaaGCAgttattggcaaaaaaaaaaaagttgcaacatCTATATTGTCGTGCGTTATGTAGCTGTTTTGTGTACATGTCCACACTTTTACTGATGTTTTCATATCCTAGGATTGCGAAATGCCCCACGTTGCTGGTCAGTCATCCAGCCACTGCTCTGTGCCGTCTACATGCCGAAATGCGAGAATGGCCGAGTGGAGCTGCCCAGCAAGAGCCTGTGTCTGGCCACACGTCGCCCGTGCAGCATTGTGGATCGGGAGAGAGGATGGCCCAATTTCctcaaatgtgacaaattccCTGTGGGCTGTTCGGTATGCctcattttgtgtgtgtttattgatCTCCAGGGAGATACTTTCTCCATTTGGTTGCAACAAAATCTGACCataagttgaaaaaaaaaactggaatgaATCCGGTCACACCCTTACCAGCTGTCCTGAACtgtttagaaaattatttttttatctttcaataCCAGACATCTCTAAAATCTTGGAAGATGATTTTTTTGCAAGACGTCCTTACCTATACCTATAATTTTGTGTCCAGAATGAAGTGCAGAAGCTGAAGTTCAACACGTCAGGCCAGTGCGAAGCCCCTCTGGTAAAGACAGACATTCACTCGAGTTGGTACAAGGATGTGGAAGGTTGTGGTATCCAGTGCGACAACCCCTTGTTCACCGAAGAGGAGCACAATGATATGCACGCCTACATTGCTTACTTTGGCACAATCACACTCCTCTGCACCTTTTTCACTCTGGTGAGATGTATAAACACTCTCCACCAAGAGAGAAATTAATATCTCCCCTCATTCCCTCCTCGTATTTGGATCTTTTTCTCTTCCCTGACCACTGTCTCCCCTTCTGTCTTGATTCAGGCCACATTTCTTGCTGACTGGAAAAACTCGAACCGCTACCCGGCTGTCATTCTCTTCTACATCAACGCCTGCTTCTTTGTGGGCAGCATTGGCTGGCTCGCCCAGTTCCTGGACGGAGCACGCAAAGAGATTGTGTGCAAGAGTGACAACACCATGCGGCTCGGGGAGCCCTCGTAAGTCTGAGGGCTTTGGCCCAGTGTTGGATGACAACAGCCAAAACGAAAGAGATTGACACAAACTGATGTCCTCTCCATAGATCTTCAGAAACGCTCTCGTGCGtcaccatcttcatcatcgTCTATTACTCCTTGATGTCAGGTGTGATTTGGTTCGTCATGCTGACCTACGCCTGGCACACCTCCTTCAAGGCTCTGGGTACAACTCACCAGCCGCTGTCTGGACGGACCTCCTACTTCCACATGGTGACCTGGTCCATTCCCTTTGTCCTCACTGTGGCCATCCTTGCTATAGCTGAGGTGCGTAGAAAACCCTCATGAGCTTGTAGGTTTTGGGAATTATggaataaaatgaatgttttgttcGTGTGTTTGTGGTCCAAAGGTGGATGGAGACTCTGTGAGTGGGATTTGCTTTGTCGGCTACAAGAACTACCATTACCGAGCGGGGTTTGTGCTGGCGCCCATTGGAGTCGTGCTTGTTGTTGGTGGTTACTTTCTTATTCGGGGTAGGTTTGTGCATTAAAATTCATCTGTTAGGCTTTCATTCATGCAGTGATGATGAAATAAATCAAGGTATTTATCCTAAAGGTCTTGAGTCATCTATGGTCTTATATAGACCTTAAATCTTTCTACATTCTTCTGTCCCGTTCATCCATAAGTAAAAATGagaaagtatttggtaaaaaaaaggACACTCAAGTTATTAGTAACAGATTATAATATCAGATGGTGGGTGAAAGTAAGCAGTATGGTGCAGCAAATCTGCTTAGTAACGGAAAGttactaaagtaaatgtaactagttattCTTGAGTCGCCATCCACTGTAGTGACCTCAGTCCATAAAAGGGCTCAACTCATAACATTTTCCTATAAAAATACTCTTCTTCTAGGTGTCATGACCTTATTTTCCATCAAGAGTAACCACCCAGGACTACTGAGTGAGAAAGCAGCCAGCAAAATCAATGAGACGATGCTGAGACTAGGTAAGATCTGTCCCGTTCTTTTCCCTAACATTTGAGGGCTAAACATCTGAGCTAAAACACAAGTTTGTCTCTGGAAACAGATGTTTTGTCTGAAGTGGCAGGCAACATGTCACAAAGAATGTAAACACTCTTAATGCCTCCATGTGATACGGTGACCCAGGAGAATGCCTTGTTTACACTGACAAATGTTCTTAATGGGTTTCATTTTCTGAgccagcacttttttttttaaataagaaaaattaattcaacAATCTGTTTGATATTGCCTGATTTGTTACTCTCTTTCTTATCATTAGGTATATTTGGATTTCTTGCATTTGGCTTTGTTTTCATCACATTCGGATGTCACTTCTATGACTTTTTCAACCAGGCAGAATGGGAGAGAAGTTTCA is a window of Gambusia affinis linkage group LG23, SWU_Gaff_1.0, whole genome shotgun sequence DNA encoding:
- the tspan33a gene encoding tetraspanin-33 isoform X2, encoding MGGNRRGATGSDKDFTFVSSVVKYLLFFFNLIFWVISLVMVAVGVYARTVKYAEATLASLSVDPAVMLMVVGVLMFLITFCGCVGSLRENICLLQTFCISLVVIFIIQLAAGVLGFIFSNKFRCCGATTYLDWSNNIYFDCNQSNPSRERCSVPFSCCILSRNESVVNTMCGQGMQEREFGEAGKEIHTNGCIDMLVDFIHSNMFILGGIALGLAIPELVGMFLSQILINQIKDQIELQQYNLKHSADPWN
- the smo gene encoding smoothened homolog isoform X1; this translates as MSSQGRSPIVGMLCVWAAWLSGCRAVLAPNGTLFEDNCKKTSTCEVLKYNTCLGSPLPYTHTSLILAEDSSSQEEAFEKLTMWSGLRNAPRCWSVIQPLLCAVYMPKCENGRVELPSKSLCLATRRPCSIVDRERGWPNFLKCDKFPVGCSNEVQKLKFNTSGQCEAPLVKTDIHSSWYKDVEGCGIQCDNPLFTEEEHNDMHAYIAYFGTITLLCTFFTLATFLADWKNSNRYPAVILFYINACFFVGSIGWLAQFLDGARKEIVCKSDNTMRLGEPSSSETLSCVTIFIIVYYSLMSGVIWFVMLTYAWHTSFKALGTTHQPLSGRTSYFHMVTWSIPFVLTVAILAIAEVDGDSVSGICFVGYKNYHYRAGFVLAPIGVVLVVGGYFLIRGVMTLFSIKSNHPGLLSEKAASKINETMLRLGIFGFLAFGFVFITFGCHFYDFFNQAEWERSFREYVLCEANVTIASQTNKPIPECTIKNRPSLMVEKINLFSMFGTGIAMSTWVWTKATFLIWKRTWFKIIGRSDNEPKRIKKSKMIAKAFAMRKELHKDPEKELSFSMHTVSHDGPVAGINFDLNEPSNDVSSAWAHHVPKMVARRGAILPQDISVTPTGTPVPAPEERNRLWMVEADISPEMIKRKKKKKKRRKEVRNPDEVVENQTRLQREFGRSSVPRLPKLPCHPSLVANLREQQRQQTMEQGVLPGSLPDYEPCEERCSYLECQSSRNGYVMTRVDCPENLGLRPSCHPLTSNWQPSGSSMYPGEVAHTDGLSERMAHVARVPAGRRAGYGPIHSRTNLMEAELMDADSDF
- the smo gene encoding smoothened homolog isoform X2 → MSSQGRSPIVGMLCVWAAWLSGCRAVLAPNGTLFEDNCKKTSTCEVLKYNTCLGSPLPYTHTSLILAEDSSSQEEAFEKLTMWSGLRNAPRCWSVIQPLLCAVYMPKCENGRVELPSKSLCLATRRPCSIVDRERGWPNFLKCDKFPVGCSNEVQKLKFNTSGQCEAPLVKTDIHSSWYKDVEGCGIQCDNPLFTEEEHNDMHAYIAYFGTITLLCTFFTLATFLADWKNSNRYPAVILFYINACFFVGSIGWLAQFLDGARKEIVCKSDNTMRLGEPSSSETLSCVTIFIIVYYSLMSGVIWFVMLTYAWHTSFKALGTTHQPLSGRTSYFHMVTWSIPFVLTVAILAIAEVDGDSVSGICFVGYKNYHYRAGFVLAPIGVVLVVGGYFLIRGVMTLFSIKSNHPGLLSEKAASKINETMLRLGIFGFLAFGFVFITFGCHFYDFFNQAEWERSFREYVLCEANVTIASQTNKPIPECTIKNRPSLMVEKINLFSMFGTGIAMSTWVWTKATFLIWKRTWFKIIGRSDNEPKRIKKSKMIAKAFAMRKELHKDPEKELSFSMHTVSHDGPVGINFDLNEPSNDVSSAWAHHVPKMVARRGAILPQDISVTPTGTPVPAPEERNRLWMVEADISPEMIKRKKKKKKRRKEVRNPDEVVENQTRLQREFGRSSVPRLPKLPCHPSLVANLREQQRQQTMEQGVLPGSLPDYEPCEERCSYLECQSSRNGYVMTRVDCPENLGLRPSCHPLTSNWQPSGSSMYPGEVAHTDGLSERMAHVARVPAGRRAGYGPIHSRTNLMEAELMDADSDF